From Streptomyces griseorubiginosus, one genomic window encodes:
- a CDS encoding RICIN domain-containing protein, whose amino-acid sequence MAGAQAYNPTGGTLYQLGGEPCLKGRGNCAVYPKSAQLPGGRLVASFEKSTVVTSSGSAAGQTLPVYKSDDDGTSWQPLSEVKAPAYLSKDPKYARYTSNWTNPYLYVLPQGVGGMKAGTLLLASVVSGDDAYYKEHKAADPNWTANNDGDRSDLAIALYSSTDQGRSWKVVNVVATGGWQGGSAGAVGQNVAAANTYRQVDPLWEPYLMVHKGKLVCYYSDENDYTGFDPVTGVPRKDPANDTATDSHGQILVHRTWDGRSAGWSDPVVDVSGSVQDMGGGKTEIGGGRPGMTNVVPTTDGRWMLTFEYWGGGANTRYVIADDPLKFFKGSQTGMSVGSLPVVAGSRPLSGGGSPVLIRLPDGRLVYNASNSGDVWVNDSGRSDGVWTEYQTTSPAAYSRNLQYVDGTGRIAILNNQGTSTIAYAEVDLGDSAGAYYRLVNRKTGQVIGTGNRTNDANLGNADTPDVVLEDSGAAANRDTQYWHVVTEPGGGTTLLNKSGGRSAAVWTGNATVGQRIGQWVDNSSTGSWNLVRSADGYYRLQAVKNTSLYLTGASTSAPLTLQNAADDGSQDWKLVR is encoded by the coding sequence AGCGCGGCCGGCCAGACCCTGCCGGTCTACAAGAGCGACGACGACGGCACGAGCTGGCAGCCCCTGTCGGAGGTCAAGGCTCCCGCGTACCTCTCCAAGGACCCCAAGTACGCCCGGTACACGAGCAATTGGACCAACCCGTACCTGTACGTGCTCCCGCAGGGCGTCGGCGGGATGAAGGCCGGCACGCTGCTCCTGGCGAGTGTCGTCTCCGGCGACGACGCCTACTACAAGGAGCACAAGGCGGCCGACCCGAACTGGACCGCGAACAACGACGGGGACCGCAGCGACCTGGCCATCGCCCTGTACTCCAGCACCGACCAGGGCCGCAGCTGGAAGGTCGTCAACGTCGTCGCGACCGGCGGGTGGCAGGGCGGCAGCGCGGGCGCGGTCGGGCAGAACGTCGCCGCCGCCAACACGTACCGGCAGGTGGACCCGCTCTGGGAGCCGTACCTGATGGTCCACAAGGGCAAGCTGGTCTGCTACTACTCCGACGAGAACGACTACACCGGCTTCGACCCGGTCACCGGCGTCCCCAGGAAGGACCCCGCCAACGACACGGCGACCGACTCGCACGGCCAGATCCTCGTGCACCGGACCTGGGACGGGAGGAGCGCCGGCTGGAGCGACCCCGTCGTCGACGTCTCCGGATCCGTCCAGGACATGGGCGGCGGCAAGACCGAGATCGGCGGAGGCCGGCCGGGCATGACCAACGTCGTGCCCACGACCGACGGCAGGTGGATGCTCACCTTCGAGTACTGGGGCGGCGGCGCCAACACCCGGTACGTGATCGCCGACGACCCGCTGAAGTTCTTCAAGGGCAGCCAGACGGGCATGTCGGTCGGCTCGCTGCCGGTCGTCGCGGGTTCCCGTCCGCTCAGCGGCGGGGGCAGCCCGGTGCTGATCCGGCTGCCCGACGGGCGACTGGTCTACAACGCGTCCAACAGCGGCGACGTGTGGGTCAACGACAGCGGACGCAGCGACGGAGTGTGGACGGAGTACCAGACCACCTCACCGGCGGCCTACAGCCGCAACCTCCAGTACGTCGACGGCACCGGCCGCATCGCGATCCTCAACAACCAGGGCACGTCCACGATCGCGTACGCCGAGGTCGACCTCGGTGACTCCGCCGGCGCCTACTACCGGCTGGTCAACCGGAAGACGGGCCAGGTGATCGGCACCGGCAACAGGACCAACGACGCCAACCTCGGCAACGCGGACACCCCGGACGTGGTCCTGGAGGACTCGGGCGCGGCGGCGAACCGGGACACCCAGTACTGGCACGTGGTGACCGAGCCGGGCGGCGGTACGACCCTGCTGAACAAGTCGGGCGGCCGCTCCGCCGCCGTCTGGACGGGCAACGCCACCGTGGGCCAGCGCATCGGCCAGTGGGTCGACAACAGCTCGACGGGCAGCTGGAACCTCGTCAGGTCCGCCGACGGCTACTACCGGCTCCAGGCCGTCAAGAACACGAGCCTCTATCTGACCGGCGCCTCCACCTCGGCGCCCCTGACCCTCCAGAACGCGGCCGACGACGGTTCGCAGGACTGGAAGCTCGTCCGCTAG